From the Paraburkholderia sp. PREW-6R genome, one window contains:
- a CDS encoding YbdK family carboxylate-amine ligase, with protein sequence MSLEPFIDSKPFTFGVELEMQIVNTHDYDLTKAGSDLLRLIKDEKIPGNITPEITESMIELSTGICTTHEQALTDLRKIRDTLVSAADHLNVGLCGGGTHAFQQWSERQIVDTPRFQYLSELYGYLAKQFTVFGQHVHIGCPDPNSALYLLHSLSRFIPHFIALSASSPFVQGVDTGFHSARLNSVFAFPLSGRAPFVLTWDSFEEYFSKMVHTGVVNSMKDFYWDIRPKPGFGTIEVRVMDTPLSVDRAAAIACYIQTLARHLLLDKPITPKEDDYLVYTFNRFEACRFGLAGTCINPQTGERKTIAEDILETLDTIAPHAEVLGSADALAEVGAIARSQVNDATWLRGVFEQEKSLHEAVRQQCLQWRE encoded by the coding sequence ATGTCACTCGAACCCTTCATCGATTCGAAACCGTTTACGTTCGGTGTCGAACTCGAAATGCAGATCGTCAATACGCACGACTATGATCTGACCAAAGCCGGCTCAGACCTGCTGCGCCTCATCAAGGACGAAAAAATCCCCGGCAACATCACGCCGGAAATCACCGAAAGCATGATCGAGTTGTCGACGGGAATCTGCACGACACACGAACAGGCGCTCACCGATCTGCGCAAGATTCGCGACACGCTGGTGTCCGCAGCCGACCACCTGAACGTCGGCTTGTGCGGCGGTGGCACGCACGCCTTTCAGCAGTGGAGCGAACGGCAGATCGTCGATACACCGCGCTTCCAGTATCTGTCGGAACTGTACGGCTATCTCGCCAAACAGTTCACGGTGTTTGGCCAGCATGTGCACATTGGCTGTCCGGACCCGAATAGCGCGCTTTATCTGCTTCACTCGCTGTCGCGCTTCATTCCGCACTTCATCGCGCTGTCGGCATCGTCGCCGTTCGTACAAGGGGTAGATACCGGATTTCATTCGGCACGACTGAATTCCGTGTTTGCGTTCCCGTTGTCCGGCCGCGCGCCGTTCGTGCTGACGTGGGACAGCTTCGAGGAGTACTTCTCGAAGATGGTCCACACGGGCGTGGTCAACAGCATGAAAGACTTTTACTGGGACATCCGGCCGAAGCCCGGCTTCGGCACGATCGAAGTCCGCGTGATGGATACGCCGCTCTCGGTTGACCGTGCGGCCGCGATCGCCTGCTACATTCAAACGCTCGCACGGCATCTGCTGCTCGACAAACCGATCACGCCGAAGGAAGACGACTATCTCGTCTACACGTTCAACCGTTTCGAAGCCTGCCGTTTCGGCCTCGCCGGCACCTGCATCAATCCGCAAACAGGCGAACGCAAAACGATCGCCGAGGACATACTCGAAACGCTGGATACCATCGCGCCGCACGCGGAGGTGTTGGGCTCGGCCGACGCGCTCGCGGAAGTCGGCGCGATTGCGCGCAGTCAGGTGAACGATGCAACGTGGCTACGTGGCGTTTTCGAACAGGAAAAGTCCTTGCACGAAGCTGTCAGACAGCAATGTTTGCAGTGGCGCGAATAG
- a CDS encoding cation:proton antiporter has protein sequence MNSAFSFFPAWPLAPDAIFWAGLALLAAGLCGELCYRAWRLPRISGYAVIGLIAGAAGLGVIDANSASAARPLLDVSLGLLLFELGSRLDLRWIRRNPWLILSSIAEATLTFALVLPVLLFLHVPLMVATVLAAIAMATSPAMVIQLKTELRAEGQVTQRLLTLTALNSMYAVVIEKLVSSWLHQEVYGNVFATILQPLYLLAGSLVLAYLLARTCTFFYRRLNMQDEHSFVALFGLVLLAIALAHLFKLSTILALLAAGIIVKNHEARPQLWPQHFGTAGWLLTVILFVLTLTSFEWKDIALGGVAALGLIVARLIAKLVGVMAFAKPSGLDWKQGMALGLSLSPMSALAYLLVDDTYNLYPNFDPQLRAIVMCSIFVLQILGPWLVYRSLALVAERREE, from the coding sequence ATGAATTCGGCGTTTTCGTTTTTTCCAGCCTGGCCGCTCGCACCCGATGCCATTTTCTGGGCTGGTCTGGCATTGCTCGCCGCAGGCTTATGCGGTGAACTGTGCTATCGCGCCTGGCGGCTGCCGCGTATTTCGGGGTACGCGGTCATTGGCTTGATTGCCGGAGCGGCGGGTCTTGGCGTGATCGACGCGAATTCCGCAAGCGCCGCGCGGCCGTTGCTCGACGTCTCGCTCGGCCTTCTGCTGTTCGAACTCGGCAGCCGTCTCGATCTTCGCTGGATTCGCCGTAATCCCTGGCTGATTCTGTCGAGCATCGCGGAAGCCACGTTAACATTCGCTTTAGTATTGCCAGTTCTGCTGTTCCTGCACGTACCGCTGATGGTGGCAACCGTGCTTGCCGCGATCGCGATGGCCACGTCACCGGCCATGGTGATCCAGCTCAAAACCGAATTGCGCGCGGAAGGGCAGGTAACGCAGCGGCTGCTGACCTTGACCGCGTTAAATAGCATGTACGCGGTCGTGATCGAAAAGCTCGTGTCGAGCTGGCTGCATCAGGAGGTGTACGGCAACGTTTTTGCAACGATTCTGCAACCGCTGTATCTGCTGGCCGGCTCGCTCGTGCTCGCCTATCTGCTCGCGCGCACCTGCACGTTCTTTTACCGCCGTCTGAACATGCAGGACGAACACTCGTTTGTCGCGTTGTTCGGCCTTGTGCTGCTCGCCATCGCGCTCGCGCATCTGTTCAAACTGTCGACGATTCTTGCGCTGCTGGCCGCCGGCATCATCGTTAAAAATCACGAGGCTCGCCCGCAGTTGTGGCCGCAGCATTTCGGCACGGCTGGCTGGCTGCTCACGGTGATCCTGTTCGTGCTGACGCTGACGTCGTTTGAATGGAAGGACATCGCGCTCGGCGGCGTCGCGGCGTTGGGTCTGATTGTTGCGCGCCTCATAGCCAAACTGGTGGGCGTGATGGCGTTCGCCAAGCCGAGCGGTTTGGACTGGAAGCAGGGCATGGCGCTGGGCCTGTCGTTATCGCCGATGTCGGCGCTCGCTTATCTGCTGGTCGACGATACCTACAATCTCTATCCGAATTTCGACCCGCAACTGCGGGCCATCGTGATGTGCTCGATCTTCGTTCTGCAGATTCTCGGGCCGTGGCTCGTGTACCGCAGTCTGGCGCTCGTCGCTGAACGTCGCGAGGAGTGA
- the mnmC gene encoding bifunctional tRNA (5-methylaminomethyl-2-thiouridine)(34)-methyltransferase MnmD/FAD-dependent 5-carboxymethylaminomethyl-2-thiouridine(34) oxidoreductase MnmC, whose translation MTDPLIPAVLAFRDNGTPYSPLYNDIYHSAVGGLEQAHYVFLRGNALPDRWHGRRVFTVLETGFGMGINFLVTWAAWQADPARCERLHFVSTEKHPFTPGDLRSVYAATLSDPRIAALAQTLVDAWPMLVPGTHRLEFEGGRVVLTLVFGDVQTSLPVLRLRADAFYLDGFSPARNPEMWAPAVFRSLARMAGEGATFATYSSAGDIKRALLQNGFVYQKVDGFGWKRAMLVGHFEPRWRVRRHEPPLPFASEERHAIVIGAGLAGCAVIERLAARGWRVTSLERHGSVAQEASGNPAGVFHPMISRDDSVASRVTRAGFLYALKRWADLERSGHAPLRGGHGLLQIAADDEEARLMVEAIAALGYPPDYVTPVSLAQAERLAGMPLARAGWLFPSGGWIDPASLCAAQCAAAGHLLERRFGIHVARIERTTDQWTVFDRAGQAVARAPVVIVASAHDASRIAGLRYAPTRSIRGQLTLLPPGAVPPLSIPVIGEGYAVPLTHGTTLTGATYELDDPDTLLRPSGHRENLERVARMLPALVRATDTIPIESLAGRVAFRCVTSDRMPMIGQLADEAAAVSNAQLLRGAWPLDLPRSDGLYGAFAYGSRGLIWAGLGAELIASQIEGEPWPLERDLAEDVDVARFLLRALRQQTVNGQ comes from the coding sequence ATGACCGATCCGCTGATCCCTGCCGTCCTTGCTTTCCGCGACAACGGCACGCCTTATTCGCCGCTGTACAACGACATCTATCACAGCGCCGTAGGTGGTCTTGAGCAGGCTCACTACGTATTTCTGCGCGGCAACGCGCTACCGGATCGCTGGCATGGAAGACGGGTGTTTACCGTGCTCGAAACCGGCTTCGGCATGGGCATTAATTTCCTCGTGACGTGGGCGGCATGGCAAGCCGATCCGGCGCGTTGCGAACGGCTGCATTTCGTGTCGACGGAGAAGCATCCGTTTACTCCAGGCGACTTGCGCAGTGTGTATGCGGCCACGCTCTCCGATCCCAGGATCGCAGCTTTGGCCCAGACGCTGGTCGACGCTTGGCCGATGCTTGTTCCAGGTACGCACCGGCTGGAATTCGAAGGCGGCCGCGTCGTCCTCACTCTTGTCTTCGGCGACGTGCAAACAAGTCTGCCGGTGCTCAGGCTGCGCGCCGACGCTTTCTATCTCGATGGTTTTTCTCCAGCGAGAAACCCTGAAATGTGGGCGCCGGCCGTTTTCAGGTCACTCGCGCGCATGGCCGGCGAGGGAGCCACGTTTGCCACCTACAGCAGCGCCGGCGACATCAAGCGGGCGTTGCTTCAAAACGGCTTTGTGTACCAAAAGGTCGACGGCTTTGGCTGGAAGCGCGCAATGCTCGTCGGCCACTTCGAGCCGCGCTGGCGTGTGCGTCGCCATGAGCCGCCGCTGCCGTTCGCGTCGGAAGAACGGCACGCAATCGTGATCGGCGCCGGGTTGGCCGGCTGCGCAGTGATCGAGCGTCTGGCCGCGCGCGGTTGGCGCGTGACATCGCTGGAGCGACACGGCTCGGTTGCGCAGGAGGCGTCGGGCAATCCCGCCGGCGTGTTCCATCCGATGATTTCGCGCGACGACAGCGTCGCGTCCCGGGTCACGCGCGCGGGCTTTCTCTACGCATTAAAAAGATGGGCTGACCTCGAGCGATCCGGTCACGCACCGCTACGGGGAGGTCATGGCCTACTGCAGATTGCCGCCGACGACGAAGAAGCGCGCCTGATGGTCGAGGCCATTGCCGCGTTGGGTTACCCGCCGGACTACGTGACGCCTGTTTCGCTCGCGCAAGCGGAGCGCCTTGCCGGCATGCCGCTCGCGCGCGCGGGCTGGCTCTTCCCGTCCGGCGGCTGGATCGACCCGGCTTCGCTGTGCGCCGCGCAATGCGCCGCAGCCGGCCATCTGCTCGAACGGCGCTTTGGTATTCACGTGGCGCGAATCGAGCGCACGACGGATCAATGGACCGTTTTCGATCGCGCCGGGCAGGCCGTTGCACGGGCGCCAGTGGTGATTGTCGCTAGCGCTCACGATGCATCGCGCATCGCCGGCTTGCGCTATGCGCCAACGCGCAGCATTCGTGGTCAATTGACGCTGTTGCCGCCTGGCGCCGTGCCGCCGCTCTCGATACCGGTGATCGGTGAAGGCTATGCCGTGCCGCTTACCCATGGCACGACGTTGACGGGTGCGACCTACGAACTCGACGATCCCGACACCCTGCTGCGCCCCAGTGGTCATCGAGAAAACTTGGAGCGTGTCGCACGGATGCTGCCCGCGCTGGTGCGAGCGACCGACACGATACCTATCGAGTCGCTGGCCGGCCGTGTCGCGTTCCGCTGCGTAACGAGCGACCGCATGCCGATGATCGGCCAACTGGCCGACGAAGCCGCCGCCGTCAGCAACGCCCAACTGCTGCGCGGCGCGTGGCCTCTCGATCTGCCTCGAAGCGATGGTCTGTACGGCGCGTTCGCCTACGGCTCGCGCGGCCTGATATGGGCGGGGCTCGGCGCGGAACTTATCGCGTCGCAGATAGAAGGCGAGCCGTGGCCGCTCGAACGCGATCTTGCCGAAGACGTCGACGTCGCCCGGTTCCTGCTGCGTGCGTTGCGGCAGCAGACCGTCAACGGACAATGA
- a CDS encoding HU family DNA-binding protein: MNKQELIDAVAGQTGASKAQTGETLDTLLEVIKKSVSKGDAVQLIGFGSFGSGKRAARTGRNPKTGETIKIPAAKTVKFTAGKAFKDAVNKR, from the coding sequence ATGAACAAACAGGAACTGATCGACGCCGTCGCAGGACAGACGGGCGCCAGCAAGGCTCAAACCGGTGAAACGCTGGACACGTTGCTTGAAGTGATCAAGAAGTCTGTGTCGAAGGGCGATGCGGTCCAGTTGATCGGCTTCGGCAGCTTCGGTTCGGGCAAGCGCGCAGCACGTACGGGTCGTAATCCCAAGACCGGCGAAACTATTAAGATCCCGGCAGCCAAGACCGTCAAATTCACGGCTGGCAAAGCGTTCAAGGACGCAGTCAACAAGCGCTAG
- a CDS encoding GTP-binding protein: MNQPLLPVTVLSGFLGAGKTTLLNHILANRDGLRVAVIVNDLAAVNIDATLVRDAAALSHVEEQLVEMTNGCICCTLRDDLLVEIRRLAGEKRFDAIVIESTGVAEPMPIAETFTFVDDDGVALSDVARLDTLVTVVDAFNFLRDYGCADALAERGIAATEEDDRTLVELLVEQIEFCDVLVVNKADLVSADDLTRLQHILARINPRAVQVVSTFGAVPLAEVVNTGRFDFDEAASAPGWLASLNEDHAHDHAHHGEADEYGIGHFVYRARRPFHPERLWALLHQEWKGVLRSKGFFWLATRNDIAGSLSQAGGTCRHGPAGMWWAAQDRSEWPDGDDELAAEIAADWYGDADDLSIGDRRQELVMIGVDIDPAAWQAKLDACLLTDEEYAQGPAAWQQFADPFPVWDFDEDDHDHDHAHHEHGHHDHDHDGHGEIIHRHD, from the coding sequence ATGAACCAGCCGCTACTGCCCGTCACCGTGCTCTCCGGTTTTCTGGGCGCCGGCAAGACCACGCTTCTGAACCACATCCTCGCGAATCGTGACGGCTTGCGCGTAGCCGTGATCGTCAACGATCTGGCCGCGGTCAATATCGACGCCACGCTCGTGCGCGACGCCGCCGCGCTGTCGCATGTCGAGGAACAACTGGTCGAAATGACGAACGGCTGCATCTGCTGCACGTTGCGTGATGATCTGCTGGTCGAGATCAGGCGCCTCGCTGGCGAAAAGCGCTTTGACGCAATCGTGATCGAGTCGACGGGCGTAGCCGAGCCCATGCCGATCGCCGAAACGTTCACGTTCGTCGATGACGACGGCGTCGCGCTTTCCGATGTCGCGCGGCTCGACACGCTCGTCACGGTGGTCGACGCATTCAACTTCCTGCGCGACTACGGTTGCGCCGACGCACTCGCCGAGCGCGGAATCGCCGCTACCGAAGAGGACGACCGCACGTTGGTCGAACTGCTGGTCGAGCAGATCGAGTTCTGCGACGTACTGGTAGTGAATAAAGCGGATCTGGTAAGCGCAGACGATCTGACGCGGCTGCAGCACATCCTCGCCCGCATCAATCCGCGCGCCGTGCAGGTGGTGAGCACGTTCGGCGCGGTGCCGCTCGCGGAAGTGGTGAACACCGGTCGTTTCGATTTCGATGAAGCGGCGAGTGCGCCGGGCTGGCTTGCATCGCTTAATGAGGATCACGCTCACGACCACGCTCACCACGGTGAAGCGGATGAATACGGCATTGGGCATTTTGTCTATCGCGCGCGCCGGCCGTTTCATCCCGAGCGCTTATGGGCGCTGCTGCATCAGGAGTGGAAGGGCGTATTGCGCAGCAAAGGCTTCTTCTGGCTTGCTACGCGCAATGACATTGCGGGCTCGCTCTCGCAAGCAGGTGGCACGTGCCGGCACGGACCGGCGGGCATGTGGTGGGCCGCACAGGATCGCAGCGAATGGCCCGACGGCGACGACGAACTGGCCGCGGAAATCGCCGCCGACTGGTATGGCGACGCCGATGACCTGAGCATCGGTGATCGTCGCCAGGAGCTGGTGATGATCGGCGTCGACATCGATCCAGCCGCATGGCAGGCGAAGCTCGACGCATGCCTTCTGACCGATGAAGAATACGCACAAGGCCCGGCAGCCTGGCAGCAGTTCGCCGATCCGTTCCCTGTATGGGATTTCGACGAAGACGATCATGACCACGATCATGCGCATCATGAGCACGGACATCATGACCATGATCATGACGGTCACGGCGAGATCATCCATCGTCACGATTAG
- a CDS encoding lytic transglycosylase domain-containing protein: MKRPFVTVAVGLAVLLAAQSARADCFDEAAKYQKVNPLILRAIAWQESHNRPDATHKNANGSTDFGLMQINSIHLPTLAQYGISQGTLMEPCKNVYIAAWHLRRQMNKYGNTWQAVGAYHSETPALRDKYAQQIVAILRKWNLMPATR, from the coding sequence ATGAAACGACCCTTCGTGACTGTCGCCGTTGGACTTGCCGTGCTGCTTGCAGCTCAGTCCGCACGCGCTGACTGCTTCGACGAAGCGGCCAAATATCAGAAAGTCAATCCGCTGATCCTGCGCGCCATTGCCTGGCAGGAATCGCACAACCGGCCGGACGCGACGCACAAGAACGCCAATGGTTCGACCGACTTCGGCCTCATGCAGATCAACTCCATTCATCTGCCCACGCTCGCCCAGTACGGCATTTCGCAGGGCACGCTCATGGAGCCGTGCAAGAACGTGTACATCGCAGCGTGGCATCTGCGCCGCCAGATGAACAAGTACGGCAACACGTGGCAGGCAGTTGGCGCCTATCACTCCGAAACGCCGGCCCTGCGGGACAAATACGCCCAGCAGATCGTCGCCATTCTGCGCAAGTGGAACCTCATGCCGGCCACGCGCTAA
- the gspD gene encoding type II secretion system secretin GspD — translation MALRRVATALLVAGLITAQTAQAQVTLNFVNADIDQVAKAIGAATGKTIIVDPRVKGQLNLVSENSVPEDQALKTLQSALRMQGFALVQDHGVLKVVPEADAKLQGVPTYVGNSPVARGDQVVTQVFTLKNESANNLLPVLRPLISPNNTVAAYPSNNTIVVTDYADNVRRIAQIIAGVDSAAGTSVAVVQLKNANAIDIATQMGKMLDPGSIGSTDATLKVSITADPRTNSLLIRASNGARLAAAKQLAKELDTPTTMPGNIHVVPLRNADATRLAKTLRGMMGKGGDSGSSGGSNDANSFNQNGGGGGGGLGGNNSTGTSGTPPLPSGGSSGSSLGSSPLGGSSGGYGSSGGSNSGDFLGSDKNKSDDNQPGGMIQADAATNSLIITAAEPVYRNLRAVIDQLDARRAQVYLEALIVELNSNTNANLGIQWQVANNSVLAGTNLQTGSSNSIVNLTAAAATAAATAGTGGLAAALGNSGLQQGLNVGWVHNIFGVQGLGALLQALSQTADANVLSTPNLITLDNEEAKIVVGTNVPIQTGSYSNLTSSTATSAFNTYDRVDVGLTLHVKPQITEGGILKLQLYTEDSAIVTGTTNATTNPAGPEFTKRSIQSTVLADNGEIIVLGGLMQDNYQVSNSKVPLLGDIPWIGQLFRSEQKTRNKTNLMVFLRPVIIADRDTAQAVTSNRYDYIQGVQGAYKSDNNLIKDKDDPVVPPMPIGPSQGGAPAMNLFDLDKMRRQQMAPPPANVPPQPANVPQPSSYVAPQPATVVPAPVTGGAVQTNPVTVTPSTVSPGVQP, via the coding sequence ATGGCTTTGCGTCGCGTCGCAACGGCGCTGCTGGTGGCTGGATTGATCACCGCGCAGACAGCACAGGCACAGGTGACACTCAACTTCGTCAACGCTGACATCGACCAGGTCGCCAAGGCGATCGGTGCGGCGACCGGCAAGACCATCATCGTCGACCCGCGCGTAAAGGGACAGTTGAACCTCGTCTCGGAGAACTCGGTGCCTGAAGATCAGGCGCTGAAAACCTTGCAGTCCGCACTGCGCATGCAGGGTTTTGCGCTGGTCCAGGATCACGGTGTCCTGAAGGTGGTGCCCGAGGCCGATGCAAAGCTGCAGGGCGTGCCGACGTACGTAGGCAATTCGCCCGTCGCGCGTGGCGATCAGGTGGTGACGCAGGTCTTCACGCTGAAGAACGAGTCGGCCAACAATCTGCTGCCTGTGCTGCGTCCGCTGATCTCGCCGAACAACACCGTTGCGGCCTACCCGTCCAACAATACGATCGTCGTGACCGATTACGCCGACAACGTTCGGCGCATCGCGCAGATCATCGCGGGCGTGGATTCGGCGGCCGGTACGTCGGTCGCGGTGGTGCAGCTGAAGAACGCCAACGCGATCGACATCGCCACGCAAATGGGCAAGATGCTCGACCCGGGCTCGATCGGCAGCACGGATGCAACGCTCAAGGTGTCGATCACCGCGGATCCGCGTACCAATTCACTGCTGATTCGCGCGTCGAACGGCGCGCGTCTCGCCGCGGCGAAACAGCTCGCGAAAGAACTCGATACGCCGACCACGATGCCCGGCAACATCCACGTCGTGCCGTTGCGCAACGCGGACGCGACGCGCCTTGCCAAGACGTTGCGCGGCATGATGGGCAAAGGTGGCGACAGCGGCTCGTCGGGCGGCTCGAACGACGCCAACTCGTTTAACCAGAACGGCGGCGGCGGCGGCGGTGGACTCGGCGGCAACAACTCCACCGGGACATCGGGCACGCCTCCGCTGCCTTCGGGCGGCTCCAGCGGCAGTTCGCTGGGATCGTCGCCGCTCGGCGGCAGCAGCGGCGGCTATGGGTCGAGCGGCGGCTCGAACTCCGGCGACTTCCTGGGCAGCGACAAAAACAAGAGCGACGACAATCAGCCAGGCGGCATGATTCAGGCCGACGCGGCGACCAATTCGCTGATCATCACCGCGGCCGAGCCGGTCTATCGCAACCTGCGAGCCGTGATCGACCAGCTCGACGCACGCCGCGCGCAGGTTTATCTCGAAGCGCTGATCGTCGAGTTGAACTCGAACACGAACGCGAACCTCGGCATTCAGTGGCAGGTCGCGAACAATTCGGTGCTCGCCGGCACGAACCTGCAGACAGGCTCCAGCAACAGCATCGTCAACCTGACGGCTGCTGCCGCAACGGCTGCCGCCACCGCGGGCACCGGCGGTCTTGCCGCGGCGCTGGGAAATTCGGGTCTCCAGCAAGGCCTGAACGTGGGCTGGGTGCACAACATTTTTGGCGTGCAGGGTCTCGGCGCATTGCTGCAGGCGCTCTCGCAGACGGCCGACGCCAACGTGCTGTCCACGCCTAACCTGATTACGCTCGATAACGAGGAAGCGAAGATCGTCGTCGGTACGAACGTGCCGATCCAGACAGGCTCGTATTCGAACCTGACGAGCAGCACGGCGACCTCCGCGTTCAATACGTATGACCGCGTCGACGTGGGCCTGACGCTGCACGTGAAACCGCAGATCACCGAGGGCGGCATTCTCAAGCTGCAGCTCTACACGGAAGACTCGGCGATCGTTACCGGCACCACCAACGCGACGACCAATCCGGCCGGCCCCGAATTCACCAAGCGCTCGATCCAGTCTACGGTGCTCGCCGATAACGGCGAGATCATCGTGCTCGGCGGCCTGATGCAGGACAACTATCAGGTCAGCAACAGCAAGGTGCCGCTGCTCGGCGACATCCCGTGGATCGGCCAGCTATTCCGTTCCGAACAGAAAACGCGTAACAAGACTAACCTGATGGTGTTCCTGCGTCCGGTGATCATTGCCGATCGCGACACCGCGCAGGCCGTGACGTCGAACCGGTACGACTACATTCAGGGCGTGCAGGGCGCGTACAAGTCGGATAACAATCTGATCAAGGACAAGGACGATCCGGTCGTTCCGCCGATGCCGATCGGTCCGAGTCAGGGTGGCGCGCCGGCCATGAACCTGTTCGACCTCGACAAGATGCGTCGGCAACAGATGGCGCCGCCGCCGGCCAATGTGCCGCCGCAGCCGGCGAACGTGCCGCAGCCGTCGTCTTATGTGGCGCCGCAACCCGCGACCGTCGTTCCCGCGCCGGTTACGGGCGGTGCGGTGCAGACCAATCCCGTCACGGTGACGCCTTCAACGGTGTCGCCTGGAGTTCAGCCGTGA
- the gspE gene encoding type II secretion system ATPase GspE: MSTPSTPQSVSPAATRAGAAAQAAAIPAAVVTEHAERVAPSAVAARLVPYGFARSGQILVAHQHADSLEVWISERTNEAALAEVTRNFGAITVVRLPADELAQAINQAYARQDGSAAQVVGEVEGEVDLSRLMQDIPEVEDLLESEDDAPIIRMINALLTQAAREQASDIHIEPFENASVVRFRVDGTLRDVVRPKKALHGALISRIKIMAQLDIAEKRLPQDGRITLRVGGRPVDVRVSTLPTGHGERAVLRLLEKDASRLNLEALGMAPDTLVKFDKLIGKPHGIVLVTGPTGSGKTTTLYASMSRLETATTNIMTVEDPIEYDLSGIGQTQVNERIGMSFARALRSILRQDPDIIMIGEIRDLETAQIAVQASLTGHLVLATLHTNDAASAVTRLTDMGVEPYLLASSLLGVLAQRLVRRLCPVCREERVEKDGSVRWHPVGCDKCGQSGYAGRRGVYELLLIDDEIRAQIHRNASDAEILTAGRTQGMRTLREDADRWLASGLTSLEEVIRVTGGA, encoded by the coding sequence GTGAGCACACCGTCCACGCCGCAGTCCGTATCGCCAGCAGCAACGCGGGCCGGTGCTGCGGCACAAGCCGCAGCGATCCCGGCCGCGGTCGTGACCGAGCATGCCGAGCGTGTGGCGCCGTCGGCGGTGGCCGCGCGTCTCGTGCCGTATGGTTTTGCACGCAGCGGTCAGATTCTGGTCGCGCATCAGCATGCGGACAGTCTCGAAGTGTGGATCAGCGAGCGCACGAACGAAGCCGCGCTCGCCGAAGTCACGCGCAATTTCGGTGCGATTACGGTGGTGCGTCTGCCCGCCGATGAACTCGCGCAGGCCATCAATCAGGCGTATGCACGCCAGGACGGCAGCGCCGCCCAGGTGGTCGGCGAAGTGGAAGGCGAAGTCGATCTGTCGCGTCTGATGCAGGACATTCCCGAAGTGGAAGATCTGCTTGAGTCGGAAGACGACGCGCCGATCATCCGCATGATCAACGCGCTGCTCACGCAGGCAGCGCGCGAACAGGCGTCGGACATTCATATCGAACCGTTCGAGAATGCGTCGGTTGTGCGCTTTCGGGTGGACGGCACACTGCGCGATGTCGTGCGGCCGAAAAAAGCGCTGCATGGCGCGCTGATCTCGCGGATCAAGATCATGGCGCAACTCGACATTGCGGAAAAACGTCTGCCGCAGGACGGCCGTATCACGCTGCGCGTGGGTGGCCGCCCGGTCGACGTGCGGGTGTCCACGCTGCCGACCGGCCACGGTGAGCGCGCCGTGCTGCGTCTGCTGGAAAAAGACGCCTCGCGGCTGAATCTCGAAGCACTCGGCATGGCGCCCGATACGCTCGTCAAATTCGACAAGCTGATCGGCAAGCCGCACGGCATCGTGCTCGTGACCGGCCCGACCGGCTCTGGCAAGACGACCACGCTGTACGCGTCGATGTCGCGGCTCGAAACGGCGACCACCAACATCATGACGGTGGAAGACCCGATCGAATACGACCTGTCCGGCATCGGCCAGACGCAGGTGAACGAGCGGATCGGCATGAGCTTCGCGCGGGCGCTGCGCTCGATTTTGCGGCAAGACCCGGACATCATCATGATCGGCGAAATCCGCGACCTCGAAACCGCGCAGATCGCCGTGCAGGCATCGCTGACGGGCCACCTCGTGCTCGCCACGCTACACACGAACGACGCGGCGTCGGCCGTCACGCGTTTGACCGACATGGGCGTGGAGCCTTATCTGCTGGCGTCGTCGTTGCTCGGCGTGCTGGCACAGCGGCTCGTGCGGCGGCTGTGCCCGGTCTGCCGCGAAGAGCGTGTCGAGAAAGACGGCAGCGTGCGCTGGCATCCGGTGGGTTGCGACAAATGCGGTCAATCCGGCTATGCCGGACGGCGCGGCGTCTATGAGCTGCTGCTGATCGACGACGAGATCCGCGCGCAGATTCACCGCAACGCGTCGGACGCGGAAATTCTCACGGCGGGCCGCACGCAAGGCATGCGCACGCTGCGCGAGGACGCGGACCGTTGGCTCGCCTCCGGCCTGACGTCGCTCGAAGAGGTGATCCGCGTGACTGGCGGAGCATAA